A segment of the Bacillota bacterium genome:
GGTGCACGGGCTGTCCGATGCGCGGCTGGCTCGGGAGGGGGTGCCGGCGAGGCAGGCGTTTGAGGAGTTCACGCGCTTCGTGGCGGGCGCGGTGGTGGTCGGGCACAACGTGGGGTTTGACCGGCGGATGATCGCGGCGCACGCGAGGCGGGTGGGCGTGGCGCTGGAGTTCGGCCGGGTAGCCGATACGTACGAGATGGCCCGGCGCTTTGTCGGCGGTGATGACCTCACGCTGGAAGGGTTGTGTGAGAGGTTCGGGGTGGTAGCGGGCACGGGGCACAGGGCGGCGGACGACGCGGAAGCGACGGGCGAGTTGCTTGCAAGGCTGCTGCCGCTGGTGGAACGGGATGGCGCAGTTCGACGAGCGGTCGTGCAGGAGGCGCGCAAGGCGTTTGAGCCGCTTGCGGGGGAGATCGAGGCGCTGAGGGGTGTGGTGACGGTCCTGCGGCCGCCCGCCCTGTTGGACGAGGTGTTGCGCCGTTCCGGGCTTGGCCCCTACTACGAGCGGGAGCCCAAACGGGCCGCCAACCTGGACGAGCTTCGGCGAATCTTCGCCGAAAAGGACAGGCTGTTTGCAGGCGGGGAGGACGTGGCGAAGGCGGGCGGCGGGGCAACTCAGGGCTCGGGCGGGCAGCTGCCGTCGCCTGACCCGCTGTCGTCGCTGGAAGACCTCCTCAACTTCGCGGCGATGGCAAAGAACGTCGACAGGCTCAGCCCGGACAATGGACGGGTACGGGTCTTGACCGTCCACCAGGCCAAAGGGCTTGAGTTTGACGTGGTGGTTGTGGCGGGGCTTTCCGAGCACGAGTTTCCCAGCTACCCGTCGATCAGGGAGGGGCGGGAGATCGAGGAGCGACGCTTGTTTTACGTGGCGTTGACGCGGGCGCGGCGGCGGCTTTTGCTGACCGGGCACGGCATGCATGACGGGAAGGTCCGCAAGCCCAGCCCGTACCTGGTCTGGCTGGCGAGATACCTGAAAGAGGAGCGCTCCGGGGTCATCCGCGGGACGGCGGCCAACATGTAAGAGAGTTGCATGCCGGTCGCAAGTCGTGAGGGCCACAGGAGTCGGACGTGAGCCGCAGCATCGTCGACGCCGCGCCTT
Coding sequences within it:
- a CDS encoding 3'-5' exonuclease; the protein is VHGLSDARLAREGVPARQAFEEFTRFVAGAVVVGHNVGFDRRMIAAHARRVGVALEFGRVADTYEMARRFVGGDDLTLEGLCERFGVVAGTGHRAADDAEATGELLARLLPLVERDGAVRRAVVQEARKAFEPLAGEIEALRGVVTVLRPPALLDEVLRRSGLGPYYEREPKRAANLDELRRIFAEKDRLFAGGEDVAKAGGGATQGSGGQLPSPDPLSSLEDLLNFAAMAKNVDRLSPDNGRVRVLTVHQAKGLEFDVVVVAGLSEHEFPSYPSIREGREIEERRLFYVALTRARRRLLLTGHGMHDGKVRKPSPYLVWLARYLKEERSGVIRGTAANM